A DNA window from Macadamia integrifolia cultivar HAES 741 chromosome 4, SCU_Mint_v3, whole genome shotgun sequence contains the following coding sequences:
- the LOC122076852 gene encoding peptidyl-prolyl cis-trans isomerase FKBP12-like isoform X2, translating into MGVEKQLLRAGTGPKPVPGQTVTVHCTGFGKNGDLSQKFWSTKDPGQEPFSFKIGQGAVIKGWDEGVLGMQVGENARLQCSPDYAYGPNGFPAWGILPNSVLVFEIEVLRVQ; encoded by the exons ATGGGAGTGGAGAAGCAATTGTTGAGGGCTGGAACCGGTCCGAAACCCGTTCCTGGTCAGACTGTCACCGTCCACTGCACGGGCTTCG GTAAAAATGGTGATCTCTCACAGAAGTTTTGGAG CACAAAAGATCCTGGGCAGGAGCCTTTCTCGTTTAAAATTGGCCAAGGTGCAGTAATCAAAG GATGGGATGAAGGTGTGTTGGGGATGCAAGTAGGAGAAAATGCTCGTCTTCAG TGCTCTCCTGACTATGCATATGGTCCTAATGGATTTCCAGCATGGGGAATACTGCCcaattcggttttggtttttgaaatTGAAGTCCTTAGAGTGCAGtga
- the LOC122076852 gene encoding peptidyl-prolyl cis-trans isomerase FKBP12-like isoform X1, protein MGVEKQLLRAGTGPKPVPGQTVTVHCTGFGKNGDLSQKFWSTKDPGQEPFSFKIGQGAVIKDDGIEIHREGDEEPIAYLWSNKDEGGFNLSGGYFLFFYDSIFFSIFFTVFCKAY, encoded by the exons ATGGGAGTGGAGAAGCAATTGTTGAGGGCTGGAACCGGTCCGAAACCCGTTCCTGGTCAGACTGTCACCGTCCACTGCACGGGCTTCG GTAAAAATGGTGATCTCTCACAGAAGTTTTGGAG CACAAAAGATCCTGGGCAGGAGCCTTTCTCGTTTAAAATTGGCCAAGGTGCAGTAATCAAAG ATGATGGGATTGAGATTCATAGAGAGGGAGATGAAGAGCCTATTGCATACCTATGGTCTAACAAGGATGAGGGTGGCTTTAACTTGAGTGGAGgctatttcttgtttttttatgattctattttctttagcATTTTCTTTACAGTCTTTTGTAAGGCTTATTGA